From the genome of Brevibacterium sp. JSBI002, one region includes:
- a CDS encoding NAD-dependent epimerase/dehydratase family protein: protein MKSALVIGNGQIGSEIAAQLSASGTDVRIATRSGSGSSSAGAGASNATAPSETSSTSGTTTVSAPTHLKADASDRAQLAEAAQGVDAIFACAHAPYDNRKWEQVLPRLDAAILDTAADLGIPVVFPESVYAFAGLRTPITETSSFAPVEDKGRIRQRLIEARDSHPATSASVIAGDLLGRTAEKWSSVVRMCITEPVSAGRRAMVPARTDVPHGITVIADHAAAMIQAAEDLKRVPAGTHQLRIAPASNPTLAEIADFTADTLGQKRKRPLPVPRWATRAIGAFERSFYELNQLAPIWYEPCVIASSDLAETVGTTDWREGVRQMLAAETSETPARQPR, encoded by the coding sequence ATGAAATCAGCACTCGTCATCGGCAATGGTCAGATCGGTTCGGAGATCGCGGCTCAACTCAGCGCATCAGGCACAGATGTCCGCATCGCCACCCGCTCCGGCAGCGGTTCATCCAGTGCCGGGGCCGGCGCGAGCAACGCGACCGCCCCGTCGGAAACGTCGTCTACGTCTGGCACGACGACAGTCAGCGCTCCAACTCACCTCAAGGCCGATGCGAGTGATCGCGCCCAGCTGGCCGAGGCCGCTCAGGGAGTCGATGCGATCTTTGCCTGCGCACACGCTCCCTATGACAATCGGAAATGGGAGCAGGTCCTCCCCCGCCTCGACGCAGCGATCCTCGACACCGCCGCAGACCTCGGCATCCCCGTCGTCTTCCCAGAGTCGGTCTATGCCTTCGCGGGACTGCGCACCCCGATCACCGAAACCTCCTCGTTCGCTCCGGTTGAGGACAAGGGACGAATCCGGCAGCGGCTCATCGAAGCCCGTGACTCTCATCCCGCAACAAGCGCAAGCGTCATCGCCGGGGATCTGCTCGGCAGGACAGCAGAGAAGTGGTCGTCGGTCGTGCGGATGTGCATCACCGAACCCGTTTCCGCCGGGCGCAGGGCCATGGTGCCGGCACGGACTGATGTCCCGCACGGAATCACCGTCATCGCCGACCACGCAGCCGCAATGATCCAGGCGGCAGAGGATCTCAAGCGCGTCCCCGCGGGGACGCATCAGCTGCGGATCGCACCGGCATCAAATCCGACACTGGCCGAGATCGCCGACTTCACCGCGGACACTCTTGGGCAGAAGCGCAAGCGTCCGCTCCCAGTCCCACGCTGGGCGACCCGTGCCATCGGTGCTTTCGAACGCTCCTTCTACGAGCTCAACCAGTTGGCACCGATCTGGTACGAACCCTGCGTCATCGCCTCCAGCGATTTGGCCGAAACAGTCGGAACAACCGACTGGCGCGAGGGCGTGCGACAGATGCTCGCCGCGGAAACGTCTGAGACTCCTGCGCGGCAGCCTCGGTGA
- a CDS encoding AbgT family transporter, whose translation MSTTTDGKVGFGQRTLDWIERIGNKLPEPFTLFLGLFIITGLVSTAMAMADVTVAIPGGDETIAIKGLFTGEGLAWLTTTMGDNYIGFPPLATVLPILLAVGVAEKSGMLAAAVRIAFGKSPKWLLPYAVGFVGVVGSIMADSAFVIIPPLAALVFKAAGRHPMAGLIGGFAATGAGYSTSIVPTSLDALFAGITTSVMETLPNTDYTAVNPVSNYYFNIASSIVLAIIAGFIIDRLIEPNMVRKGAPREYANASSSGLAREYQAPDSPYGDASAKTEGSSESSDDDSCTEIKAELEPEEKKGLIWAVVSGLVLTAVFLFAFLLPSSPWRNEDGGFLPESPLLSSIVFIVFAYFMLMGVVYGFVVHTVRSMNDLVKMMSQSIIDMMSFLILAFILGQFIALFNWTGIGSWIAVAGASGLEAIGLTGFAAVIGFMLLASLLNLFIISGSSMWTLMAAVFVPLFSLLGYEPAFIQAGFRVGDSATQVITPLNPYMIVLLGLVRRYEPNAGLGTVISRMFPFVIPFWLAWAVLLGIWFLFDLPLGPGNGIRL comes from the coding sequence ATGTCGACGACGACAGATGGGAAAGTCGGTTTCGGCCAGCGCACGCTGGACTGGATCGAACGCATCGGAAACAAACTGCCCGAACCGTTCACGCTGTTCCTCGGGCTGTTCATCATCACCGGACTCGTCTCCACAGCCATGGCCATGGCCGATGTCACCGTGGCCATTCCCGGCGGCGACGAGACCATCGCGATCAAGGGCCTGTTCACCGGGGAGGGCCTGGCGTGGTTGACCACGACGATGGGCGACAACTACATCGGGTTCCCGCCCTTGGCGACGGTGCTGCCGATTCTGCTGGCCGTCGGAGTGGCCGAGAAGTCGGGAATGCTCGCCGCGGCCGTGCGCATCGCCTTCGGCAAGAGCCCCAAGTGGCTGCTGCCCTATGCCGTCGGTTTCGTCGGGGTGGTCGGGTCGATCATGGCCGACTCGGCGTTCGTCATCATCCCGCCTCTGGCTGCGCTCGTATTCAAAGCGGCAGGACGGCATCCGATGGCCGGTCTCATCGGCGGGTTCGCCGCCACCGGTGCCGGCTATTCGACCTCGATCGTCCCCACGAGCCTCGACGCTCTGTTCGCCGGGATCACCACCTCGGTGATGGAGACCCTGCCGAACACCGACTACACCGCAGTCAACCCGGTATCGAACTACTACTTCAATATCGCCTCGTCGATCGTGCTCGCGATCATCGCCGGATTCATCATCGACCGGCTCATCGAACCGAACATGGTGCGCAAGGGAGCGCCCCGCGAATACGCGAACGCCTCGTCGAGCGGACTGGCCCGCGAATACCAGGCACCCGACAGCCCCTACGGAGATGCCTCGGCGAAAACAGAGGGATCCTCTGAGTCTTCGGACGATGATTCGTGCACAGAGATCAAGGCCGAACTCGAACCGGAGGAGAAGAAAGGGCTGATCTGGGCGGTTGTCTCGGGGCTCGTCCTCACCGCGGTCTTCCTCTTCGCTTTCCTCCTTCCCAGTTCTCCCTGGCGGAACGAGGACGGCGGATTCCTTCCGGAGTCCCCGCTGCTGTCGTCAATCGTGTTCATCGTCTTCGCCTACTTCATGCTTATGGGCGTCGTCTACGGGTTCGTCGTGCACACCGTGCGGTCGATGAACGACCTGGTGAAGATGATGAGTCAGTCGATCATCGACATGATGTCGTTCCTCATTCTCGCGTTCATCCTCGGCCAGTTCATCGCCCTATTCAACTGGACGGGCATCGGTTCGTGGATCGCCGTCGCAGGGGCGTCGGGGCTCGAGGCGATCGGTCTGACAGGGTTCGCCGCGGTCATCGGGTTCATGCTCCTGGCCAGCCTGCTCAATCTGTTCATCATCTCAGGATCGTCGATGTGGACGCTCATGGCCGCCGTGTTCGTCCCGCTCTTCTCCCTGCTCGGCTACGAACCGGCGTTCATCCAGGCCGGTTTCCGCGTCGGTGACTCGGCCACGCAGGTCATCACCCCGCTCAACCCGTACATGATCGTGCTGCTCGGTCTCGTCCGCCGGTATGAGCCGAACGCCGGGCTGGGCACGGTCATCTCTCGGATGTTCCCATTCGTCATCCCGTTCTGGCTGGCCTGGGCAGTGCTGCTGGGCATCTGGTTCCTTTTCGACCTGCCGCTGGGCCCGGGCAACGGGATCCGGCTGTGA
- a CDS encoding TetR/AcrR family transcriptional regulator — MTETPRQRARIETEAQITAIGNRMIDDEGVDGLSLRAIARELGVVSSAVYRYVKSRDELLTILIRDAFTQIADAVDEALAGRRSVETLALAMLDWSRNHPNRWALIYGTPIADYEAPREETVVPGTRIMVTLAELVAEDGGAASAAEPARRRQGGPSGSNPDMLKPLRAGLEELGLDYSDGTILRTVTIWVAVIGLINGLRFGQFGPGFDEIEGELMRGVIGSLGE; from the coding sequence ATGACTGAGACCCCGCGGCAGCGCGCCCGCATCGAGACGGAAGCGCAGATCACGGCCATCGGCAATCGCATGATCGATGACGAGGGCGTTGACGGGCTGTCGCTGCGGGCGATCGCTCGTGAGCTCGGAGTTGTCTCCAGTGCGGTGTACCGGTACGTGAAGAGTCGTGATGAACTGCTGACGATCCTCATCCGCGATGCCTTCACGCAGATCGCCGATGCCGTCGATGAAGCGCTGGCGGGGCGTCGAAGTGTTGAGACCCTTGCGCTGGCGATGCTCGACTGGTCGAGGAACCATCCGAATCGGTGGGCGCTCATCTACGGCACCCCGATCGCTGACTACGAGGCTCCGCGAGAGGAGACCGTGGTCCCGGGAACGCGGATCATGGTGACGCTCGCGGAGCTGGTGGCGGAGGACGGGGGTGCTGCGTCCGCGGCGGAGCCGGCGCGGCGGCGCCAAGGAGGACCGTCTGGGTCGAATCCTGACATGCTGAAGCCGCTGCGTGCGGGCCTCGAGGAGCTCGGCCTCGACTACTCGGACGGGACCATCTTGAGAACCGTGACGATCTGGGTCGCTGTCATCGGTCTGATCAACGGTCTTCGCTTCGGCCAATTCGGTCCGGGTTTCGACGAAATCGAGGGTGAACTCATGCGCGGAGTCATCGGCAGCCTCGGTGAATGA